A DNA window from Trueperaceae bacterium contains the following coding sequences:
- a CDS encoding 30S ribosomal protein S8: MLTDPIADMLTRIRNAIAIAEPKVDVPASNVKKSLAQLLVSEGYLKSVDEITEGVQRILRIQLKYGPKRTPIIHSIQRTSKPGRRAYAKAKDVPVVRGGLGVAVISTSQGLMSDRKARRQNVGGEVICEVW, translated from the coding sequence ATGTTGACGGATCCAATTGCAGATATGTTGACGCGTATTAGGAATGCTATTGCGATAGCGGAGCCTAAAGTTGATGTGCCAGCTAGTAATGTAAAGAAGTCCTTGGCTCAATTATTAGTGAGCGAAGGTTATCTCAAGAGCGTTGATGAGATTACCGAAGGGGTTCAACGTATTTTACGCATTCAACTTAAGTATGGTCCCAAACGGACCCCTATTATTCATTCAATACAAAGGACTTCTAAACCTGGTCGTCGCGCCTATGCTAAAGCTAAAGATGTACCGGTCGTTAGGGGCGGACTCGGAGTGGCTGTGATTTCTACTTCACAAGGTTTGATGTCGGACCGTAAAGCTCGCCGGCAGAACGTAGGTGGCGAAGTGATTTGCGAGGTCTGGTGA
- a CDS encoding adenylate kinase, producing the protein MKLESTEVLLLMGPPGAGKGTQAAQLCSSRHLKKISTGDILRHNVKAGTELGRQAKEVMDVGELVSDNLMVSMVEEELAKISPLRVLLDGFPRTPGQADALKNVLFKYNVSIDAVFSLDVDDQELISRLLRRASEEGRSDDSEEVIAERMRIYRRDTEPLMAYYRSQGNLHEIDGNGGMDQVLSRIEALLS; encoded by the coding sequence ATGAAGCTTGAGTCCACCGAGGTCCTCCTTTTAATGGGCCCTCCTGGAGCTGGGAAGGGTACGCAAGCTGCTCAGTTGTGCTCCTCGCGGCACTTGAAGAAAATTTCTACGGGAGACATCCTCCGTCATAATGTAAAGGCGGGTACCGAGCTTGGTCGCCAAGCTAAAGAAGTAATGGATGTGGGCGAACTAGTATCTGACAATTTAATGGTTTCGATGGTTGAAGAAGAACTTGCTAAAATCTCACCCTTAAGGGTCCTTCTCGATGGGTTCCCTCGTACTCCTGGCCAAGCAGATGCTTTGAAGAACGTTTTGTTTAAATATAACGTCTCGATTGATGCCGTGTTTTCTCTTGATGTCGACGATCAGGAACTGATCAGCCGGCTTCTCCGCAGGGCTTCTGAGGAAGGGCGAAGCGATGACTCTGAAGAAGTAATTGCCGAAAGAATGCGTATTTATCGTCGAGATACAGAACCTCTGATGGCCTATTATCGGTCTCAGGGAAACTTGCACGAGATTGACGGAAATGGCGGTATGGACCAAGTTCTTTCTCGCATCGAGGCGTTATTGTCATGA
- a CDS encoding DNA-directed RNA polymerase subunit alpha → MDQLQIIPEFQADVTESYGEFIVEPLARGFGVTLGNPLRRIMLSAIPGTAVTSVYIEDVLHEFSTIEGVKEDVMQIILNLKEMVVKLHDGEPVTLTLRVEKAGEVTAAKFDVPASAEIINPELHIATLTKEGQLVMEVRVEPGVGYVPADVHATKERINSIPVDAVFTPVRRVAYRLEDTRVGQRTDLDRLVLQVWTDGSLEPRSALDXAVEILRSQLNVFSDDPEDAADENVSAITIPARIHEEEAEVVADTEMNLDNLDLSSRVLHSLQEEGIDSVNALLALSERDLKKVGGVGEKSLDEIKERLNGRGLKLKE, encoded by the coding sequence ATGGATCAACTGCAAATAATCCCAGAATTTCAAGCTGACGTTACCGAGAGTTACGGAGAGTTTATTGTTGAACCGCTGGCTAGGGGGTTTGGGGTAACTCTTGGTAACCCGTTACGGCGCATAATGCTTTCCGCGATCCCAGGTACCGCCGTCACGAGTGTTTATATCGAAGATGTCCTCCATGAATTCTCGACCATCGAAGGAGTAAAAGAAGATGTAATGCAAATAATACTTAACCTCAAGGAAATGGTGGTTAAGTTGCACGATGGTGAGCCTGTTACTCTCACCCTTCGTGTGGAGAAGGCAGGTGAGGTTACCGCTGCCAAATTTGATGTCCCAGCCTCTGCTGAAATAATAAATCCTGAACTGCACATTGCTACTTTAACGAAGGAAGGACAATTAGTAATGGAAGTGCGGGTAGAGCCTGGCGTTGGTTACGTTCCGGCTGATGTTCATGCAACCAAAGAGCGAATTAATTCCATTCCAGTTGATGCAGTGTTTACGCCAGTAAGGAGAGTCGCTTATAGACTCGAAGATACTAGGGTTGGGCAAAGGACAGATCTCGATCGCCTGGTTCTACAAGTGTGGACAGATGGTAGCTTAGAACCACGATCTGCTCTTGACCANGCTGTAGAAATTCTACGTAGCCAACTTAATGTGTTTAGCGATGATCCAGAAGATGCTGCGGATGAAAATGTTTCGGCCATTACCATTCCTGCCCGGATTCATGAGGAGGAAGCTGAAGTCGTTGCAGATACTGAGATGAATCTAGATAATCTCGACTTGTCTAGTCGGGTTCTGCATTCTCTACAGGAAGAAGGAATTGACTCGGTAAATGCGCTTTTGGCTCTTTCGGAGCGCGACCTCAAGAAAGTTGGAGGGGTAGGCGAGAAATCTTTAGACGAAATCAAGGAACGGTTAAATGGCCGGGGCCTAAAATTGAAGGAGTAG
- a CDS encoding type Z 30S ribosomal protein S14 encodes MAKKALIAKAKRTPKFSSQQRNRCQRCGRPRAYMRDFGLCRICMREMAHKGYLPGVTKASW; translated from the coding sequence ATGGCTAAGAAGGCTCTTATTGCTAAAGCTAAACGGACGCCGAAATTTTCGAGTCAACAGCGTAACCGTTGTCAGCGTTGTGGTCGGCCCAGAGCTTATATGCGGGATTTCGGGCTTTGTCGGATTTGTATGCGGGAAATGGCCCATAAAGGATACTTGCCTGGGGTTACTAAGGCAAGTTGGTAA
- a CDS encoding 30S ribosomal protein S11, with product MATAKTRKRVRRNITEGKAYIHASYNNTIVTITDNDGNPVAWSSSGSIGYKGSKKGTPYAAQLAAADATRKAQNMGVSQLDIVIRGTGSGREQAIRSIQATGVNVRTIIDDTPIPHNGCRLRKRKRA from the coding sequence ATGGCCACAGCAAAAACAAGAAAGCGTGTTAGACGCAATATAACAGAAGGCAAGGCGTATATACACGCTAGCTATAACAATACGATCGTGACCATTACCGATAATGACGGAAATCCGGTGGCCTGGTCTTCCTCCGGATCAATAGGGTATAAGGGTTCCAAAAAGGGAACTCCTTATGCCGCCCAGTTAGCTGCCGCTGACGCTACTCGGAAAGCCCAAAATATGGGCGTTAGTCAGCTAGATATTGTTATTCGAGGTACCGGATCTGGCCGCGAACAAGCGATCCGGTCTATTCAAGCCACAGGGGTTAACGTGCGCACCATTATTGATGACACCCCTATTCCGCACAACGGCTGCCGCCTTCGCAAGCGGAAGCGCGCTTAA
- a CDS encoding 30S ribosomal protein S5, translated as MAVTDFEDKVIYIRRTAKTYKGGRRFRFGAMVVMGDRNGRVGVGLGKAKEVPIAVQKGQNIARRNMIEVPIEEPGTVPHEVLGEHGTSKVMLKPAGAGTGVIAGSVPRAIVELAGYKNLLTKEIGSRNMTNVTYAVLNGLGQLRTFEESKVEREAAQ; from the coding sequence ATGGCAGTTACCGACTTTGAAGACAAGGTAATTTACATTCGTAGGACGGCAAAAACATACAAAGGAGGCCGTCGATTTCGTTTTGGAGCGATGGTAGTTATGGGTGATCGAAACGGCCGGGTTGGCGTTGGACTCGGTAAGGCGAAGGAAGTTCCAATTGCCGTTCAAAAGGGTCAGAACATAGCACGCCGTAATATGATTGAGGTCCCAATTGAAGAACCAGGTACTGTGCCTCACGAAGTTCTTGGTGAACATGGTACCAGTAAGGTCATGTTAAAACCTGCGGGAGCAGGAACGGGTGTTATAGCCGGCAGTGTACCCCGAGCAATAGTAGAATTAGCTGGTTACAAAAATCTCCTAACTAAGGAAATAGGGTCCCGCAATATGACAAATGTTACCTATGCTGTCCTCAATGGCTTAGGTCAACTTAGAACGTTCGAAGAGTCCAAGGTAGAGCGTGAGGCAGCACAATGA
- a CDS encoding preprotein translocase subunit SecY, which yields MLAAFRNAMVVPDLRAKLLVTIGVLAIYRLMVFIPTPGIDIEALQGGNFGQGDIFTLLNFISGGNFEVFSIAALGVIPYITASIIFQLLTSTYPPLEKLSKEGEEGRKKITQYTRYAATILGGIQALFLAIALLGPSGALKLGWNNDPFFWIIVVITQVAGISMVMWLGEKISEYGVGNGISLIIYAGIVAAFPGAIMQQLSLISQGEGNIFALIIFFILLILAVAGMVLVQQAERRIPVQYARKVVGRKVLGGQTTYIPLRLNAAGVIPIIFAVSIIILPQTLIGSFPDILWLQSVGAWFNPAQWQGLVVSTLLIMMFTYFYTQISFDPRRISENLREYGGFVPGVRPGQPTTEHLTRITGRITLWGALFLGAVNALPQALAWLTWTGQLSFVFSGIGLLIMVGVALDTLRQLESQLMMRHYEGFVSKGRIRGRGRRF from the coding sequence ATGTTGGCAGCTTTTCGCAATGCGATGGTCGTTCCCGACCTCCGGGCGAAGTTGCTAGTAACCATTGGGGTGCTGGCTATATATCGGCTTATGGTGTTTATTCCTACTCCGGGAATAGATATTGAGGCGCTCCAAGGTGGAAATTTCGGCCAAGGTGATATTTTTACGCTACTGAATTTTATTTCTGGGGGAAATTTCGAAGTTTTTTCGATTGCTGCCCTTGGTGTTATTCCTTATATTACGGCTAGCATTATTTTCCAACTTTTAACATCAACCTACCCTCCATTGGAGAAGCTATCTAAGGAAGGCGAGGAAGGCCGAAAGAAGATTACCCAATACACTCGTTACGCAGCTACCATACTAGGTGGCATCCAGGCTCTTTTCCTGGCTATCGCCCTACTTGGCCCAAGCGGTGCATTGAAACTTGGTTGGAATAACGACCCATTTTTCTGGATCATTGTTGTTATTACCCAAGTTGCCGGTATTTCTATGGTGATGTGGTTAGGCGAGAAAATCAGTGAATATGGAGTTGGAAACGGAATTTCTCTGATAATTTATGCAGGTATTGTAGCGGCGTTCCCCGGCGCAATTATGCAGCAACTTTCTCTGATCAGTCAGGGCGAGGGAAATATTTTCGCCTTAATTATATTCTTTATCCTGCTTATCCTGGCTGTAGCTGGAATGGTTTTAGTGCAGCAAGCCGAGAGGCGCATTCCTGTTCAATACGCACGAAAAGTCGTGGGTCGAAAGGTACTAGGAGGACAAACCACCTATATTCCTTTGAGGCTGAACGCAGCGGGCGTGATTCCAATCATTTTTGCAGTGTCAATTATCATTCTTCCGCAGACGTTAATTGGTTCTTTTCCTGATATTTTATGGTTACAGAGCGTAGGCGCGTGGTTCAATCCAGCCCAATGGCAAGGCCTGGTGGTTAGTACATTGCTAATCATGATGTTTACTTATTTTTATACTCAGATTTCGTTTGATCCAAGACGAATAAGCGAGAATCTTCGGGAATATGGCGGTTTCGTGCCAGGTGTTAGGCCCGGCCAACCAACGACTGAACATCTCACCCGGATTACCGGCCGCATTACGCTGTGGGGAGCATTATTTCTAGGTGCTGTAAATGCCCTACCCCAAGCCTTAGCGTGGCTTACATGGACCGGACAGCTTTCTTTCGTTTTTTCCGGGATTGGCTTGCTAATTATGGTGGGAGTTGCGCTGGATACTTTAAGGCAACTCGAGTCTCAGTTAATGATGCGGCATTACGAAGGATTCGTTAGCAAAGGACGAATTAGAGGAAGGGGGAGGCGGTTCTGA
- a CDS encoding 50S ribosomal protein L24 has product MKLNLGDRVKVTAGGSKGAEGRILAINHGSNRVVIEGVNVVRKTQKPSQENPQGGFTEQEAAINATNVQLIDPQTGEISRIGYAILESGEKVRVSRKSGAQLND; this is encoded by the coding sequence ATAAAGCTCAATCTCGGTGACCGCGTTAAGGTGACAGCTGGCGGAAGTAAAGGGGCCGAAGGTCGTATCCTCGCCATTAACCATGGTAGTAACCGTGTTGTTATTGAAGGAGTAAACGTAGTGCGTAAAACCCAGAAGCCTAGCCAGGAAAATCCACAAGGTGGGTTCACTGAGCAGGAAGCGGCTATTAACGCTACTAATGTCCAACTCATAGATCCACAAACCGGAGAAATATCCCGAATTGGTTATGCCATTCTTGAGTCTGGAGAGAAGGTTCGGGTGAGCCGCAAATCTGGGGCTCAGCTGAACGACTAG
- a CDS encoding 30S ribosomal protein S13, translating to MARIAGVDLPRGKRVEHALPYIYGIGLTRSRVILEKAGVSPDTRVQDLAETEVSAIRGIVESDYRVEGDLRREEQLNIKRLMDIGSYRGLRHRRGLPVRGQSSKTNARTRKGPRRTVAGKKRAPTKK from the coding sequence ATGGCACGAATCGCAGGAGTAGATCTTCCCCGAGGTAAGCGTGTAGAACACGCACTACCTTATATATACGGTATAGGGCTTACACGGTCTCGGGTAATTCTAGAAAAGGCTGGAGTAAGTCCTGATACTCGCGTTCAAGACCTAGCCGAAACTGAGGTTTCAGCGATTCGCGGGATAGTAGAGAGTGACTATAGGGTTGAAGGGGATCTGCGTCGGGAGGAACAGCTTAATATAAAGCGATTAATGGATATTGGGTCCTACCGAGGACTTAGACATCGGCGGGGACTTCCAGTACGTGGTCAATCTAGTAAGACCAACGCCCGCACTCGCAAAGGACCTCGTCGTACGGTTGCCGGCAAAAAGCGTGCACCGACGAAGAAGTAG
- the map gene encoding type I methionyl aminopeptidase, protein MILKGQGELQKMAQAGDINRRALDTVARAIAPGISTVELDSIAEEAIASQGGKPANKGYRGFPYTLCTSVNDVIVHGFPSHQVLKEGDIISVDIGTKYQGYLADMACTYPVGKINLSTRRLLEVTQKSLLGGITAAKVGNRLGDISAAIQRVVEDAGFWVVREFVGHGIGRDYHEPPELPNFGDPGTGPQLRPGLVLAIEPMVTERATGVRILEDKWTAPTADGSLSAHFEHTVAITENGPWILTAGENNQVTSVDGKGPASNGA, encoded by the coding sequence ATGATCCTTAAAGGTCAAGGGGAGTTACAAAAGATGGCCCAGGCCGGGGACATTAATCGACGCGCTCTCGATACTGTTGCTCGTGCTATTGCCCCTGGGATTTCCACAGTGGAGTTGGACTCAATAGCAGAGGAGGCGATTGCATCGCAAGGTGGGAAACCTGCAAATAAAGGGTATCGCGGATTCCCTTATACATTATGTACTTCGGTTAATGATGTTATTGTACATGGCTTTCCAAGTCACCAGGTATTAAAGGAGGGTGACATTATTTCGGTTGATATAGGGACTAAGTATCAGGGGTATTTAGCAGATATGGCTTGTACATATCCTGTAGGGAAAATCAATTTATCTACGCGACGGTTGCTTGAAGTCACTCAAAAGTCTCTCCTAGGCGGTATAACAGCTGCCAAAGTGGGTAACCGACTTGGCGATATTTCTGCGGCAATTCAGAGGGTAGTCGAGGATGCAGGATTCTGGGTAGTCCGGGAATTCGTAGGCCATGGCATTGGGCGGGACTATCATGAACCTCCTGAACTTCCTAATTTCGGAGATCCTGGTACGGGTCCCCAATTGCGTCCGGGATTGGTTCTAGCAATCGAACCCATGGTTACTGAACGGGCTACTGGAGTAAGGATTCTTGAAGACAAATGGACGGCCCCCACAGCTGATGGTAGTCTTTCCGCTCATTTCGAACACACCGTAGCCATTACGGAAAATGGTCCGTGGATTCTAACGGCTGGCGAAAATAATCAGGTTACTAGTGTTGATGGCAAAGGACCGGCTTCTAATGGCGCGTAG
- a CDS encoding 30S ribosomal protein S4 — MGRYRGPAVKVSRREGVNLTETPKVQRYMERHPYPPGHHGQRRRRKPSDYGTRLREKQKLRYYYNMGEKQFRNLFVEASRTKGATGEIFLQLLESRLDNIVYRLGLANTRRQARQFVSHGHVRVNGKNVNIPSYRVEPGDEIDVRPKSRSNSHIKGNVEERSRGKISPWLEFDSEQLKGRFLNRPPREDLMLPVNELQVIEFYSR, encoded by the coding sequence ATGGGTCGTTATAGAGGACCTGCTGTCAAGGTAAGTCGACGTGAGGGAGTTAACCTCACGGAGACTCCGAAGGTTCAGCGGTATATGGAGAGGCATCCGTACCCCCCTGGTCATCACGGTCAACGCAGGCGCCGTAAACCCAGCGATTACGGAACGAGATTACGTGAAAAACAGAAGCTCCGTTATTACTATAATATGGGTGAGAAGCAGTTTCGGAATTTATTCGTAGAGGCCTCGCGAACGAAGGGTGCTACTGGGGAGATATTTCTACAACTCCTAGAGTCGCGTTTGGATAATATTGTATACCGACTCGGACTTGCAAATACTCGTCGACAGGCTAGGCAGTTCGTTAGTCACGGTCACGTGCGGGTTAATGGAAAGAACGTTAATATACCTTCATATCGAGTGGAGCCAGGAGACGAAATTGATGTTCGCCCTAAAAGTAGGAGCAATTCCCACATTAAGGGCAATGTCGAAGAGCGGAGTCGTGGGAAGATCAGTCCTTGGCTAGAATTTGATAGTGAACAACTAAAAGGCCGCTTCTTAAATCGTCCTCCTCGAGAGGATCTAATGTTACCTGTAAACGAATTACAGGTAATCGAGTTTTATTCACGCTAG
- a CDS encoding translation initiation factor IF-1: MARRRSGPGRSTKRRRNVDRKDDKKEETNQETIRAEGVVLEARPNTTFLVQLDAGPELLAHVGGKMRRHYIRILPGDRVVVEISTYDPEKGRIVYRR, from the coding sequence ATGGCGCGTAGACGTTCAGGACCCGGTAGGAGTACTAAGAGAAGGAGGAATGTAGATCGTAAAGATGATAAGAAAGAAGAGACTAACCAGGAAACAATTCGGGCTGAAGGTGTTGTCCTTGAGGCTCGCCCCAATACCACTTTCCTGGTACAACTAGATGCAGGACCCGAGCTTCTAGCTCATGTTGGTGGTAAGATGCGCCGACATTATATCCGTATTCTCCCTGGCGATCGTGTTGTCGTCGAGATCAGTACCTACGACCCTGAAAAGGGTCGAATTGTCTATCGAAGATAA
- a CDS encoding 30S ribosomal protein S17, whose translation MKQIVQGRVVSDKGDKTVVVRVERRFKHPIYGKVITVSRKYTAHDEENAFGQGDTVEIMSCRPISRNKRYRVTRLVEKAVG comes from the coding sequence ATGAAACAGATTGTTCAGGGTAGGGTAGTGAGCGATAAAGGGGATAAGACTGTCGTTGTCCGAGTTGAGAGGCGGTTTAAGCACCCTATTTACGGAAAAGTGATTACGGTCTCACGGAAGTACACCGCGCACGATGAAGAAAATGCCTTTGGCCAGGGAGACACAGTAGAAATAATGTCCTGTCGGCCTATTAGCCGGAACAAGCGATACCGAGTTACCCGGCTAGTTGAGAAAGCCGTTGGGTAA
- a CDS encoding 50S ribosomal protein L18 — translation MRSINVQRRSRALRTRRRIQTRVDTGRHRLSVFRSSRYIYAQVIDDNTGTTIVQGNSRNGATGANNIDRAFEVGKALAEQAKEAGVEGVVFDRGSYRYHGRIKALAEGARKGGLKF, via the coding sequence ATGAGATCTATAAATGTGCAACGACGAAGCCGCGCCCTTAGGACTCGACGGCGAATACAGACTCGCGTCGATACCGGTCGACACCGTCTGAGTGTGTTCCGCAGTTCGCGCTATATATATGCACAGGTCATTGATGACAATACAGGCACGACTATTGTACAAGGCAACAGTAGAAATGGCGCGACTGGTGCCAATAACATCGACCGTGCTTTCGAGGTTGGAAAGGCATTGGCAGAACAAGCCAAAGAAGCTGGCGTGGAGGGCGTAGTTTTTGATAGGGGTTCTTATCGCTACCACGGTCGGATAAAAGCTCTCGCTGAAGGTGCTCGTAAGGGAGGCCTGAAATTCTAA
- a CDS encoding 50S ribosomal protein L14: MIQQESYLEVADNSGARRIQCIRVLGTGQQFVGSVGDVIVASVKDAIPRAGVAKGEIVRAVIVRTKKEVNRPDGSSIRFDSNAAVLLTQQNEPQGTRVFGPVARELRDKRFMRIVSLASEVL; encoded by the coding sequence ATGATTCAACAAGAAAGTTATCTAGAAGTAGCGGACAATTCAGGTGCCCGGCGTATCCAGTGTATTAGGGTCTTGGGTACGGGACAGCAGTTTGTTGGTTCTGTTGGTGATGTTATTGTCGCATCCGTTAAGGATGCCATACCAAGGGCTGGTGTCGCGAAGGGTGAAATTGTTCGGGCAGTTATAGTTAGAACTAAGAAAGAAGTTAACCGACCAGACGGCTCTTCCATTCGGTTCGATAGCAATGCAGCCGTGCTTCTCACCCAACAAAATGAACCTCAGGGTACTCGTGTGTTCGGGCCTGTTGCTAGGGAGCTACGAGATAAGCGCTTCATGAGGATTGTCTCCCTCGCCTCGGAGGTCTTGTAA
- a CDS encoding 50S ribosomal protein L30 — MKVTLKRSLIGIRGSHKATAHALGFRKRCQTLEVKDSPDVRGMLNKISYLIEIEGK, encoded by the coding sequence ATGAAGGTCACTCTCAAGAGGAGTTTGATTGGCATTCGGGGGTCACACAAAGCTACAGCCCATGCACTTGGGTTTCGTAAACGTTGTCAGACCCTAGAAGTGAAGGATTCGCCGGACGTCCGTGGGATGTTAAATAAGATTTCCTATTTGATCGAGATCGAGGGCAAGTAG
- a CDS encoding 50S ribosomal protein L17, whose translation MRHLSRGRKLNRNSSHRIALVRAQATALFRHGRIKTTLAKAKNLQPFVEKLITTARKGDLHSRRLVAREIHDRKILRSLVDEIAPRYSKRSGGYTRIYRLASRRGDNTQEALIELVESI comes from the coding sequence ATGAGACATCTTTCGCGTGGGAGAAAACTTAATCGGAATAGTAGTCACCGTATTGCTTTGGTGCGAGCTCAGGCTACGGCTTTGTTCCGGCACGGTAGAATTAAGACTACTCTTGCCAAGGCGAAGAATTTGCAGCCGTTTGTCGAGAAATTGATTACAACTGCTCGTAAGGGTGATTTACATTCCCGCAGACTCGTGGCTCGCGAAATTCATGACAGGAAGATTCTTCGGTCGCTTGTAGACGAAATTGCTCCTCGGTATTCTAAACGGAGTGGGGGATATACTCGGATATATCGATTAGCTAGTCGACGAGGGGACAATACGCAAGAGGCTCTGATCGAGCTTGTCGAAAGTATTTAG
- a CDS encoding 50S ribosomal protein L36, whose product MKVRASVKPMCDRCRVIRRRGRVYVICSANPKHKQRQG is encoded by the coding sequence ATGAAAGTACGTGCGTCCGTAAAACCAATGTGCGACAGATGTCGCGTAATTCGTCGGCGGGGTCGAGTTTATGTTATCTGCTCCGCTAATCCTAAGCATAAGCAGAGGCAGGGATAA
- a CDS encoding 50S ribosomal protein L6: MSRVGRLPVELPQGVEVSADSGVITVKGPKGSLTVRISSQLSVLQDDDVLTIERSSDHRNARASHGLARSLIANAVKGVSEGFSRSLEIQGVGYRCSLEGRRLELTLGFSHPVFIEAPEGVSIEAPEQTRIIVSGIDKQAVGQVAANIRAVRPPDSYHGKGVRYQGETIRLKPGKAAVSAAG, encoded by the coding sequence ATGTCGAGAGTCGGTAGATTGCCTGTCGAACTGCCTCAAGGAGTTGAGGTATCCGCCGATAGCGGGGTGATTACGGTTAAGGGTCCCAAGGGGAGCCTTACGGTAAGAATTAGTTCCCAACTAAGCGTTTTGCAGGATGATGACGTTCTTACTATCGAGCGCTCTAGCGATCATCGTAATGCTCGGGCGTCCCATGGTTTAGCCCGCAGTTTAATTGCTAACGCAGTTAAAGGCGTGAGCGAAGGATTTTCTCGAAGCTTAGAGATACAGGGCGTCGGTTACCGTTGTTCTTTGGAAGGCCGGAGACTGGAATTGACACTGGGATTTTCTCATCCAGTCTTTATCGAAGCTCCTGAGGGCGTGTCCATTGAGGCGCCGGAACAGACGAGGATAATTGTGTCAGGGATTGATAAGCAAGCGGTAGGCCAGGTGGCTGCCAATATCAGAGCTGTGCGCCCTCCGGACTCTTATCATGGCAAAGGTGTTCGTTATCAGGGCGAGACTATTCGCCTCAAACCAGGTAAAGCAGCGGTCTCCGCCGCCGGATAA
- a CDS encoding 50S ribosomal protein L5 produces the protein MAQTTLPIVKLYESIIPTLQERHEYTNRMAVPKVLKVVVNMGVGEAREDSKVLDKALNELASITLQRPVITSAKKSVSNFKIRAGMPIGLKVTLRGVKMWAFLDKLINVTLPRVRDFRGLNPNSFDGRGNYSLGVQEQIVFPEVSFDQVDATRGLDVAIVTSASSDEEAYNLLDLLGMPFRA, from the coding sequence ATGGCACAGACAACATTGCCAATCGTCAAACTGTACGAAAGTATCATACCGACCTTACAAGAACGACATGAGTACACTAATCGGATGGCAGTTCCCAAAGTACTTAAGGTCGTGGTGAATATGGGTGTTGGTGAAGCTAGAGAAGACTCAAAGGTTTTGGATAAGGCTTTAAATGAGCTTGCTTCCATTACGCTACAACGTCCTGTCATTACAAGTGCAAAAAAGTCAGTTTCTAACTTTAAGATCAGAGCAGGGATGCCAATTGGTTTGAAGGTTACCCTTCGGGGCGTAAAGATGTGGGCCTTTCTAGATAAGTTAATTAATGTGACCTTACCTAGGGTTCGGGATTTCCGGGGTTTAAACCCAAATAGCTTCGATGGCCGAGGTAATTATAGTCTTGGGGTCCAGGAACAAATTGTGTTTCCTGAAGTAAGCTTTGATCAAGTAGACGCGACTAGGGGTTTAGACGTCGCGATTGTCACTAGTGCTAGCAGTGACGAGGAGGCATATAACCTCCTTGATCTGTTAGGGATGCCTTTTAGGGCATAG
- a CDS encoding 50S ribosomal protein L15, which yields MKLNELKPSPGSKKKRRRTARGPGSGRGKTAGRGHKGQKSRSGFSAGAGWEGGRSRLILRLPKRGFNRAKEYTQIVNLEDLNRFADGASVTPESLAELSLIGNAALPIKILGNGELKVKNLVVEIEETSKAAALAITETGGTLRMAPEGVGDSLSKTDTAKGSDGELIEFNSEENS from the coding sequence ATGAAACTTAACGAACTTAAACCTTCACCAGGTTCTAAAAAGAAACGTAGGCGAACAGCTCGGGGTCCTGGTTCCGGAAGAGGAAAAACTGCAGGTCGAGGCCACAAGGGCCAAAAGAGCCGTAGTGGTTTCAGTGCGGGGGCTGGCTGGGAAGGCGGCCGTTCAAGATTAATTCTACGGCTACCCAAACGAGGTTTTAACCGTGCTAAGGAATATACCCAAATCGTTAACCTAGAAGACCTCAATAGATTTGCGGATGGGGCTTCCGTGACACCAGAAAGTCTTGCCGAACTTAGTCTTATTGGTAATGCCGCATTACCAATAAAGATACTCGGGAATGGCGAGCTTAAAGTTAAGAATCTTGTTGTTGAAATTGAAGAAACAAGCAAGGCAGCGGCTTTGGCAATTACCGAAACTGGGGGTACTCTCCGCATGGCCCCTGAAGGAGTTGGCGATAGTTTGAGTAAAACCGATACCGCTAAGGGGTCTGATGGTGAGCTTATTGAGTTCAATAGTGAGGAGAATTCATAA